In Parasegetibacter sp. NRK P23, a single genomic region encodes these proteins:
- the nadB gene encoding L-aspartate oxidase — MMQTDFLVIGSGIAGLTYALKVAQQFPEKQVLVITKTVADETNTKYAQGGIAGVTDLENDSFEKHIQDTLVAGDGLCNPETVEIVVKEGPERIREIIEWGARFDKEPDGDFKLGKEGGHSEFRILHHKDVTGKEMERALLEAVGKTPNIRFIKHCFVVDLITQHHLGYLVTKATPDITCYGVYVLNQESNRIEKIIAKVTLLATGGNGQVYRSTTNPVIATGDGVAMVYRAKGRIENMEFIQFHPTALYEPGVSPSFLITEAVRGDGGILRNKAGEAFMEKYDERKDLAPRDIVARAIDSEMKINGTEHVYLDCRHMDMEKFRDHFPNINEKCRSIGIDVAQQMIPVAPAAHYSCGGIKTDLLGRTSILNLYAAGECASTGLHGANRLASNSLLEAMVFSHRCYLDSIENIDRLSFRNDIPDWNAAGTAQPGEMILITQSLKELQSIMSDYVGIVRNSIRLQRASKRLDLLHEETELLYESSVLSPQLCELRNLITVGYLIVKGAQFRKESRGLHFNTDFPGKSELLQNIVL; from the coding sequence ATGATGCAGACAGATTTTTTAGTGATAGGCTCCGGCATTGCAGGCCTGACGTATGCCCTTAAAGTGGCGCAGCAGTTTCCCGAAAAACAGGTATTGGTGATCACCAAAACCGTGGCCGACGAAACGAATACAAAATATGCACAGGGTGGCATCGCTGGCGTAACCGACCTGGAGAATGACAGTTTCGAAAAACACATCCAGGATACACTGGTTGCCGGAGACGGATTGTGTAACCCGGAAACCGTGGAAATCGTGGTGAAAGAAGGGCCCGAACGCATCCGGGAGATCATTGAATGGGGCGCCCGCTTCGACAAGGAACCCGATGGTGATTTTAAATTGGGAAAGGAAGGAGGACACTCAGAATTCCGAATTCTCCACCACAAAGATGTCACCGGGAAGGAGATGGAGCGGGCCCTGCTGGAAGCCGTGGGAAAAACACCGAACATCCGGTTCATTAAACACTGTTTCGTGGTGGACCTGATCACCCAGCACCACCTGGGTTACCTGGTCACTAAAGCCACGCCTGATATCACCTGTTACGGCGTATATGTATTGAACCAGGAAAGCAACCGCATTGAAAAGATCATTGCGAAAGTTACCCTGCTGGCCACAGGAGGAAACGGGCAGGTGTACAGAAGCACGACCAACCCTGTGATAGCCACCGGCGACGGGGTTGCCATGGTTTACCGGGCCAAGGGAAGGATCGAGAACATGGAGTTCATCCAGTTTCACCCCACCGCATTGTACGAACCGGGCGTAAGCCCGTCGTTCCTGATTACCGAAGCCGTTCGCGGTGATGGCGGTATCCTGCGCAACAAAGCAGGTGAGGCCTTCATGGAGAAGTATGATGAAAGAAAGGACCTCGCACCAAGGGATATCGTGGCCCGTGCCATCGACTCCGAAATGAAGATCAACGGTACCGAACATGTTTACCTTGATTGCCGGCACATGGATATGGAGAAGTTCCGCGATCATTTCCCGAACATCAACGAAAAATGCCGTTCCATCGGGATCGATGTGGCCCAACAGATGATCCCCGTCGCGCCCGCGGCCCATTACAGTTGTGGTGGTATTAAAACCGACCTACTCGGGAGAACCTCGATCCTGAACCTGTACGCCGCTGGAGAATGCGCTTCCACCGGCCTGCATGGTGCCAACCGTCTTGCCTCCAATTCGCTGCTGGAAGCCATGGTGTTCTCGCACCGTTGCTACCTGGACAGTATTGAAAATATAGACCGGCTTTCCTTCAGAAATGATATTCCTGATTGGAACGCGGCAGGCACGGCACAACCCGGCGAAATGATCCTGATCACGCAGAGTTTAAAGGAATTGCAGTCTATCATGAGCGACTATGTCGGGATCGTGCGCAACAGCATCCGTTTGCAGCGCGCCAGCAAAAGACTCGACCTGCTGCACGAGGAAACCGAACTGTTGTACGAAAGCAGCGTGCTTTCCCCGCAGTTGTGCGAATTGAGGAATCTCATCACCGTGGGCTATCTGATTGTGAAAGGCGCCCAGTTCCGGAAAGAGAGTAGGGGACTTCATTTCAACACGGATTTCCCCGGCAAATCGGAACTGCTGCAAAACATTGTGCTGTAA